TCGAAGATTTTTATGGGGATTATTGCTATAATAAGTTTTTTGCTGATTTTGAAACAGATTCAGGTTTGGTATTTGGAGCATAAAGAGCGAATGTATATAATGGAGCTTTTTGGAGCGCCTCTTTGGATGAGAAGCGGCGTTTTGATAAGACTAGCCATAATCGATACGATACTAAGTGTTGTGAGCGTATATGGAGTCTTTTACTATCTGTTAAATTCAAATATTTTACAAAATCTAATAGGTGAGATCTATTTTAGTTTTGACTCTTCTAATCTGTTGAACGACTCTGCTATTTTGGTTGTAGTAGGACTCTTCATAACGCTTTTTAGTGTAATTTTTGTTTCTATAAGGCAAGTGAAGGAATGATTTTCAAAACCGTTTTTGCTATTTTTCTCTGTTTTTTATCTTTAAATGCAAAAAGCGATATTGATAAAAAGATCTACTACTCTAAAAAAGAGCTTCAAAAAAAAGAGAAAAATATAATCGGTTTAAATACCAAACTTGACAAAATAGCAAAAGAGATAAGAAAAAAACAAAATGAGTTACAAAAAATAGAAAAAAAACTTATAGAACTTACAAAAGAGTTAAAGGAGAAAGAACAGTTTTACAAAGATAGCAAAGATAGATTGCAAAATATACAAAAGAGTGAAAAAGAGCTGATAAAAAAACAAGAGAGTTTGAAAGAGCAGTTAACTTTATTAATAGCTAAGTATTTTTCAAAATCGTTAATAACACAAAATTTAGAAAATAAAAATTTTGAAGATGTTTTAAATGAGGAGCTGTTAAAAGCTATCAAAAAAAGTGAGAAAAACAAGATATTAAAGATAGGAAGTATCTATAACAGTACAAAAAAACTGTTAGAAAAAGAGCAGACAAAGATATCTGAACTTCAAAAAGAGATAGAAAATCTCGATAAAAAAAGAAAAGAGCTAATAAGTCTCAAAAGTAAAAAAGAGAAATCACTAAAGAGTCTGAAAAAA
This Nitrosophilus labii DNA region includes the following protein-coding sequences:
- a CDS encoding murein hydrolase activator EnvC family protein codes for the protein MIFKTVFAIFLCFLSLNAKSDIDKKIYYSKKELQKKEKNIIGLNTKLDKIAKEIRKKQNELQKIEKKLIELTKELKEKEQFYKDSKDRLQNIQKSEKELIKKQESLKEQLTLLIAKYFSKSLITQNLENKNFEDVLNEELLKAIKKSEKNKILKIGSIYNSTKKLLEKEQTKISELQKEIENLDKKRKELISLKSKKEKSLKSLKKKKKEYKKALDTLLNEQRSLRATLNRLQILKEEKSKVAKKSKQNSVKVRNIGNSYQSVKTIRYRGPKTIPPLDKFVITKKYGKYVDPIYNIKIFNESIELKPLKPNAKVKNVLNGKVILAKKTPHLNNVIIIKHKGGLYTIYAHIDKIAPTIKKGKKVKKGYVIGRVNNKLTFEVTKNRYHINPLELIRVK